A window of the Falco rusticolus isolate bFalRus1 chromosome 1, bFalRus1.pri, whole genome shotgun sequence genome harbors these coding sequences:
- the CCDC92B gene encoding coiled-coil domain containing 92B, translating to METVSLEHQIQSVQRHITFLKKEQMELLHDLHLEILRLQKHCSELTHDLEIKELETRQQDVLDRELEEKCRAMEAQLQEKEKDNLELRKELQHKETLVAALRSSLRNKERRFLEELKRRSHRVTILDTELQKQTEAAAYLSLQLHATAQRLPGPRPGGRPPPEQPPTGPLAEGRPRRRGHRVHPRRPPGDGPRPRDPVQEEHDAMPDPALFLYAARPQRPPPEPPAQACGTAGATTAPRVQRAPRQPVQEPMARARLAKGEPSKRQGSGPHGAPRARE from the exons ATGGAGACTGTGTCCCTGGAGCACCAGATACAGAGTGTGCAGCGGCACATCACTTTCCTGAAGAAGGAGCAGATGGAGCTGCTCCATGATCTGCACCTGGAGATCCTCCGCTTGCAGAAGCACTGCTCAG AGCTTACCCATGACCTGGAAATAAAAGAGCTGGAAACCCGGCAGCAAG ATGTCCTGGACcgggagctggaggagaagtGCCGGGCGATGGaggcccagctgcaggagaaggagaaggacaACCTGGAGCTGCgcaaggagctgcagcacaaggAGACGCTGGTGGCTGCACTGCGGTCCAGCCTCCGCAACAAGGAGCGCCGTTTCCTGGAAGAGCTGAAGCGGCGGAGCCACCGAGTCACCATCCTTGACACCGAGCTGCAGAAGCAGACGGAGGCAGCTGCCTacctttccctgcagctgcacgCCACTGCCCAGCGGCTGCCGGGCCCCCGGCCGGGTGGGCGGCCACCCCCCGAGCAGCCCCCCACCGGCCCCCTGGCCGAGGGCAGGCCCCGGCGCCGTGGCCACAGGGTGCATCCCCGACGCCCACCCGGGGATGGCCCCCGTCCCAGGGACCCTGTGCAGGAGGAGCACGACGCCATGCCTGACCCAGCCCTATTCCTCTACGCAGCGCGgccgcagcgcccgccgccagagccccctgcccaggcctGCGGCACGGCCGGTGCCACCACGGCACCTCGAGTGCAGAGGGCCCCCCGGCAGCCTGTGCAGGAGCCGATGGCCAGGGCCAGGTTGGCCAAGGGCGAGCCCAGCAAGAGGCAGGGGTCCGGCCCCCATGGCGCCCCCCGGGCCCGGGAATAG